CCGCGTCCACACCCCGGTCCGCGAGCTCCAGCACGTAGCCCCCCGCCGCGGAGACCAGGATCCTCGCGCCGTCCCCTCCGCCGGCCCCGATCGCCGCCCGCAGGCGGGAGATGTGGTTGCGCACCGCCGCGGCCACGGACGGCGGCGGGCCCTCACCCCAGACCAGGCGGACGAGTTCACCCACCGTCACCACCCGCCCCGCGCGCAGGGCGAGCGCCGCCAGCACGGCCTGGCCCTGCGCGGACCCGGCGGCCACCTCGGTCCCACCGCGCCGGATCCGCACCGGACCCAGCAGAGAGATCCACAGACCCTCCACGCTCTACCCCCGACTCGTCCCCGGACCGGCCCGCCGGTGCCACCCCGTGCCGCCGGGTGGTGGGACGTCACCGCCCGCCGCGCGGGCCCGCCTTCGGGCCGCGGCCGTCGTCCGGTGACGACCCGCGCCCGGCCCGGCGGGAGCGGCATTCTCGCACGTCGGACCGGTGTGTCGCCCCGGCGTCTCGCGGTCCGGGCATGGGCGTCCTGAAGGGCGGTCCCAGGGGCTCGGCCTGGTACCGGCGTGCTTCCGTGGGAGGCCGGCGACTAGGTTGGACCCTCCCACCGCGCCCTCGCCACGGCCGGCGCACCACGGTCGCCGCCCGGGCGGGACACCGGTCGTGCACGCCGCCGGTGTGTGCGGGAACCGCCCGCGCCTCGACGGAGGCCGGGCAGGGCCGGCGCGCCACCGCAGGCGGGCTACGGAGCCCGCAGCACCGGGGCGGTGACTGTCAGTGAGTGAACGGGGAACATGGTGACGAACATCCGCATCACGCTGCTGGGGCCCGTCCGGGCCTGGCGGGGCACCGAGGAACTCGGCCTCGGCCCCGCCCAGCGGCGGGCGGTGCTGGCCCAGCTCGCGGCCTCCGAGGGGCAGGCCGTGACCACGGAGGAGATCGTCGACGGGCTGTGGGGAGACACTCCGCCGGCCCGGGCGGTGGCCGCCGTGCGCAACCACGTCTCGCAGCTGCGGGCGATCCTGGAAGCGGACCGCGCCGCACCCCGGGTGCTCGTCTCAGCGGGCGGCGGATACGTCCTGCGCCTTCCCGCGGGCGCGACGGACCTCGCCCGGTTCCGGGACCTGGTGCAGGAGGCGGCCGGGCTCAGGGCCGGGGGCGACCCGGCCGGTGCGGCCGACCGGCTGCGCCGGGCCCTGGACCTGCAGACCGGAGTGCCGCTGGAGGACATCCCCGGCCCGCACGCCGAGCGGCAGCGGGCGCGGTTCGCCCAGCGACGCCTCACCGCGGTGGAGGAGCGGCTGGACCTCGCCCTGGAACTCGGCCGTCACACCGAGGTGGTGGAGGAACTCGGCTCCCTGGTGGAGGAGTTCCCGCTGCACGAGGGCTTCAGAGCGCTCCGGATGACCGCCCTGTACCGCAGTGGCCGGCGGGTCGAGGCCCTGGAGTCGTTCGCCGACGCGTGCCGGCACCTGGACGCCGAGCTGGGGGTCGAACCCACCCGTCCGCTGCGGGACCTCCACGAGCGGATCCTCCGGCGTGACCCCGGCCTCGCCACGCCGGCCGCCCCGGCCGTCCCCGTGGCCGGCCGGGAACCGGCGAGCCATCCCCGCCCGAACCAACTTCCCTCCGGGACACCGGAGTTCACCGGACGCGGCGAGCTGGTCGAGGCCTTGGTACGGCTGGTGGAGGAACCCCGGGAGACGGCTCCCGCCGTCGTCGCCGTCGCCGGCATGGGCGGCGTCGGCAAGACGACGCTGGCCGTCCACATCGCCCAGCGGGTGACCCACCGCTTCCCGGACGGTCAGCTCTACGTCAACCTGCGCGGCGCCCGCCCCGACCCCGTGGAACCGGCTGCCGTCCTCGCCCGCTTCCTGCGCTCCCTCGGCGTGGCCGAGAACGCCCTCCCCGAGCAGGTCGACGAACGCGCCGCGATGTACCGGTCCCTGCTCGCCGAACGCCGGGTCCTGATCGTCCTGGACGACGCCCGCGACGACGCCCAATTGCGCCCGCTGCTGCCCGGATCCGAACACAGCGCCGTCCTCGTCACCAGCCGCGCCCGCCTGCCCGGCCTGGCACCCACCCGCCAGGTGGACCTGGACGTCCTCGACCCCGACGAGGCACTCGCGCTGTTCGCCCGGATCGCCGGCCCCCACCGGGTCCACGCAGAACCCCAGGCCGCCCGCGAGGTGCTCGCCGCCTGCTGCCACCTCCCCCTCGCCATCCGCATCGTCGCCGCCCGCGCCGCCGCCCACCCCGACTGGACACTCGCCGACCTCTGCCACCGCCTCGCCGACCGGCGCCAGCGGCTGGCGGAGCTCAGCCTGCACGACCTCGCCGTCGACGCCTGCTTCCAGCTCAGCTACGACCAGCTGTCCCCGCCTGCCGCGCGGGCCTTCCGGCTGCTGGCCGTCCCGGAGACCGCCGACCTGTCCCTGCCCGCCGCCGCCGCGGCCCTGGAACTGGCCGAGCCCACCCTGCTGGACCTCCTGGACGGCCTGGTCCACGCCGGCCTCCTGGAAACCCCCGCCCCGGACCGCTACGCCTACCACGACCTGCTGCGCCTGTTCGCCCGGGCGCGGGCCGAACAGCTCGACCCGCCCGAGGAACGGGACGCCCTCCTCCTCCGGATGGTCGACCAGGCCGTGGCCACCGCGGCCAACGCGTACCGGATGGTACGGCCCGGCCACGCCGTTCCCGACGTCCTCACCCCGGTGGCGGTGCCCGGGCTGCCGATGACCGAGCGGGCGGGCGGACAGCGCTGGCTGGACGAGGAGCGCGGCAACCTGCTGGACCTGGCAGGACAGGCGCTCGACATCCCCGGCGCCCACACCGCCGTCGCGGACCTCCTACTCGCCCTCGATCCCCACCTGGACAGCGGGTTCCTGTGGCGCGAACTCATCGAGGTCTGCCGCCGCACCATGCGGGTGGCCGCCGCCCGGGGGGACGCGCGCGCCGAGGGCCGGGCCGGGTACATGCTCGGCGGCGGTCTGATGCAGCTGGCCGAGCTGGACGAGGCCGAACCCGTCGCCGCGCGGGCGGCGGCGCAGGCGGGAGCCTGCCGCGACCTGCCCGTGCTCGCCGAGATCAACAACGTCCGCGGCATGATCGCCCATCAGCGGCAGCGCATTCAGGAGTCCTTCGCCCTCACGCGCGCGGCGATCCGTCTCGCCGAGGAGTCAGGCAGCGCCTGGACCAAGGCCAACCTGCTGGCGAACAGCGTCATGCCGCACCTCTCCTGCGGAGAGGCCGACCTCGCCGTCCGGGCCGCCGAGCAGAGCCTGGCCATGTTCCGTGTCATCGGGGACCCGTTCGGCGAGGCCTACGCGATGTACTGCGCCGGCCGCGCGGCCCGCGGCGCCGGCGACCCCGATCAGGCGATCGCCCTGTTCGAGCAGGCCCTCGCCCAGGCCCGCGCCCACGGCTTCCCGGTCTTCGAACCCTCCTCCCTGCTGCACATCGCCGACTGCCATCTGGACGCCGGCCGTCCGGCCGAGGCGGCGGACCGGGCCGAACAGTCCCTGGCCGCCTGCCGGACGCTGCAGATGGGGAGGGTGGAGAAGCTGGCCGTCGACACCCTCGCGCGCAGCCTCGCCGCTCGCGACGCACTCGCCGCGACGGAAGGAGCCGCCGCCCGGGACCGACCGGACGGGCGCTGACGGCGAGCGGACTCGGCCGCGGCCTGCGGGCTCCGCACCGCTGAGCCCGCACGCCACCGGCGTCAGGCATCGCCGGCGGGCGAGAGCGCCTCCGCGAGGCCGTGGCGGCCGTCGATGCCGAGCTTGCCGTAGGCGTTGGTGAGGTGCACCTCCACCGTGCGCAGGCCGACGAACAGGTGCTGGGCGATCTCCCGGTTGGTCATGCCCTCGGCGGCGAGCCCCGCCACCCGGCGCTCCGTCGGGGTCAGCGCGCCCACCCCGTGGAAGGTCCGGGTGCGGGGGCGGTCCCCGGCGGCCCGGAGCTCCTCCAGGGCGCGGTCGGCCACCAGCGCGGCGCCGTGCGCGTGGGCGGCGGTGACCGCCTCCTTCAGGTGTCCGCGGGCCTCGGCCACCCGTCCGGCCCGGCGCAGCTGCGCCCCGAGGTCGGCCAGGGCCAGCGCATGCCTGAACCGCGCCGGTGACCCCTCCAGCATCCGTACCGCGTCCCGCAGCAGGTCGAGCCCCTCGGTGCCGCCGGTGGCGAGCGCCAGCGCCCGCAGGGCCGCCCCGACGGCCTCGGGGACGCCCCACCGCCGGGCGATCGCCAGTTCCTCCGCCGCCAGGGCCCGGGCCTCCTCGTGCTCCCCGAGCGCCAGGTGGGCCAGGGCCGCCTCGGAGCGCCAGGGGTAGATCCACGGGCAGGGCAGGCCCCGGGCCTCGGTCCGCTGCCCGCACCTGCGGAAGTCCGCGATCGCGTCCGCCGGCCGTCCCTGGGCGGCCCGCAGTTGACCGCGCACCAGGAAAACGTAGTCCTTGACCCAGTGCCCGTTCAGTTCGGCGGTCAGGAAGTCGCGCTCCAGCAGGGACTGCGCCTCGTCGAGCCGCCCCTGCTTGAGGAGCGACTCGGTCAGGACCGTCGTCACCAGGACGCTGTGGGCGTGCCGCGAGTCGACGCCGATCTCCCGGAGCATCTGCAGGGTGGCCTCCGCGTCCCGCTGGCAGTCCAGGACCCGGCCGAGCTGCATGTACACGCAGGCGCGGATGGCGGTGCTGTGGACGAGGGCGAAGACCGAGCCGATCCGGCGGGCGTCCTCCACGGCGGCGTCGGCGTAGCGCAGGGCCAGTTCCGTCTCGCCGGTGGAGCCGAGGAAGAGCACGGCGCCGGTGTAGATCAAGGACTCGTCGTCGGGCGGGTTCATCCCGTGGGACAGGGCCTGCCGGGCGAGGGCCACGGCCTCGGCGGGGGACTCTCCCCGCATGATCGCGCGCAGGCCGAGCAGCGCCGCCAGCGGCCGTTCGACCGGGGTTCCCGCGGCGTCGGAGATCTGCAGGTCCATCAGGCGGGGGAGTACGACGGGAGCCGAGACGGCCTCGTGGATCCCG
The window above is part of the Kitasatospora sp. HUAS MG31 genome. Proteins encoded here:
- a CDS encoding AfsR/SARP family transcriptional regulator; this translates as MVTNIRITLLGPVRAWRGTEELGLGPAQRRAVLAQLAASEGQAVTTEEIVDGLWGDTPPARAVAAVRNHVSQLRAILEADRAAPRVLVSAGGGYVLRLPAGATDLARFRDLVQEAAGLRAGGDPAGAADRLRRALDLQTGVPLEDIPGPHAERQRARFAQRRLTAVEERLDLALELGRHTEVVEELGSLVEEFPLHEGFRALRMTALYRSGRRVEALESFADACRHLDAELGVEPTRPLRDLHERILRRDPGLATPAAPAVPVAGREPASHPRPNQLPSGTPEFTGRGELVEALVRLVEEPRETAPAVVAVAGMGGVGKTTLAVHIAQRVTHRFPDGQLYVNLRGARPDPVEPAAVLARFLRSLGVAENALPEQVDERAAMYRSLLAERRVLIVLDDARDDAQLRPLLPGSEHSAVLVTSRARLPGLAPTRQVDLDVLDPDEALALFARIAGPHRVHAEPQAAREVLAACCHLPLAIRIVAARAAAHPDWTLADLCHRLADRRQRLAELSLHDLAVDACFQLSYDQLSPPAARAFRLLAVPETADLSLPAAAAALELAEPTLLDLLDGLVHAGLLETPAPDRYAYHDLLRLFARARAEQLDPPEERDALLLRMVDQAVATAANAYRMVRPGHAVPDVLTPVAVPGLPMTERAGGQRWLDEERGNLLDLAGQALDIPGAHTAVADLLLALDPHLDSGFLWRELIEVCRRTMRVAAARGDARAEGRAGYMLGGGLMQLAELDEAEPVAARAAAQAGACRDLPVLAEINNVRGMIAHQRQRIQESFALTRAAIRLAEESGSAWTKANLLANSVMPHLSCGEADLAVRAAEQSLAMFRVIGDPFGEAYAMYCAGRAARGAGDPDQAIALFEQALAQARAHGFPVFEPSSLLHIADCHLDAGRPAEAADRAEQSLAACRTLQMGRVEKLAVDTLARSLAARDALAATEGAAARDRPDGR